Proteins from one Akkermansiaceae bacterium genomic window:
- a CDS encoding D-alanyl-D-alanine carboxypeptidase, with product MSRSLCVRFSALACFAAFVTSCGGNPPPPLKHRELAGGPAVRQNAPAPAPGPVRVGAIPLTPPPAVVGESAIVVDVESGRVLYAKNADQRRAVASTQKIITALCVLDAGNLDKPITIVASDGACEPTKLGLKAGETYTRRELLKVLMVKSANDVGRALARDVAGGQEEFAAMMNRKCAALGMRNSRFRNPHGLTEPDQFSTARDMAIAASVAYRSPIIRSFAATKAYTFRFNDGRTRLLENTNKVLKTLPYCDGMKTGTTNASGRCLISSGSLNGRSVIAVVLKSNTPNIWSDSSKLLRWSLERPES from the coding sequence ATGTCACGTTCGCTCTGCGTCCGCTTTTCCGCTCTGGCCTGCTTCGCGGCCTTCGTCACCTCCTGTGGAGGCAACCCGCCCCCGCCACTCAAACATCGGGAATTGGCTGGCGGCCCCGCCGTCCGCCAGAACGCTCCCGCCCCTGCACCCGGTCCGGTTCGGGTCGGTGCAATCCCCCTCACGCCACCACCGGCAGTCGTGGGGGAAAGTGCCATCGTCGTGGATGTCGAAAGCGGCCGCGTGCTCTACGCGAAGAACGCCGACCAGCGCCGCGCGGTGGCCAGCACCCAGAAAATCATCACCGCCCTTTGCGTCCTGGACGCGGGCAATCTCGACAAGCCGATCACCATCGTCGCCTCCGATGGTGCGTGTGAACCCACCAAGCTGGGCCTCAAGGCGGGCGAAACCTACACCCGCCGGGAATTGTTGAAGGTCCTGATGGTGAAGAGCGCCAATGACGTCGGCCGCGCCCTCGCCCGTGACGTGGCTGGAGGCCAGGAGGAATTCGCCGCGATGATGAACCGGAAGTGCGCCGCGCTGGGCATGCGGAATTCCCGTTTCAGGAATCCGCACGGCCTCACCGAGCCCGACCAGTTCTCGACTGCCCGCGACATGGCCATCGCCGCCAGTGTCGCCTACCGCAGCCCCATCATCCGCTCCTTCGCCGCGACCAAGGCCTACACCTTCCGTTTCAATGACGGCAGAACCCGCCTGCTGGAGAACACGAACAAGGTTCTCAAGACCCTGCCCTACTGCGATGGCATGAAAACAGGAACCACGAATGCTTCCGGGCGTTGCCTGATTTCATCCGGTTCGCTCAATGGACGCTCCGTCATCGCCGTGGTGCTGAAGTCGAACACGCCCAACATCTGGTCGGACTCCAGCAAGCTCCTCCGCTGGTCACTGGAACGCCCGGAGTCCTGA
- a CDS encoding 8-amino-7-oxononanoate synthase, translated as MRQPEQALRELEADGLLRGLRPLDSAPGPSVVRNGRELWNFASNDYLGLSGHERIKDAFCEGIGRFGAGSTASRLVCGTQPPHLLLEESLAEKKRTEAALTFSSGYATALGTIPVIAGKDDFILLDKLSHASLVDASRLSGATLRVFPHNDTGKLSRLLNTIRAKSPDATILVVTESVFSMDGDLCPLREIVDLTEAHGALLFLDEAHAIGVLGNHGMGLAEELDLQERIAFQMGTLSKAVGLSGGYIAASRAWIDLFINRARAFIFSTAPPPAVAHAARMSLELIDSAEGTVLRERLFSNIRLLADHPSPVIPHIFGGNHETLDAAASLESSGFLVPAIRFPTVPRGTARLRVSISASHPPAAVTALAAAISALANPSTRS; from the coding sequence ATGCGCCAGCCCGAACAAGCCCTCCGCGAGCTTGAGGCCGATGGACTTCTCCGCGGCCTGCGTCCGCTGGATTCAGCCCCGGGACCATCAGTCGTCAGGAACGGAAGGGAACTTTGGAACTTCGCGTCCAACGACTATCTGGGACTGTCCGGACATGAACGGATCAAGGATGCCTTTTGCGAGGGCATCGGCAGGTTCGGAGCGGGATCGACCGCATCCAGGCTGGTCTGCGGCACCCAGCCCCCGCACCTTTTGCTGGAGGAATCCCTGGCGGAGAAGAAGCGGACGGAGGCGGCGCTGACCTTTTCCTCCGGCTATGCGACCGCGCTCGGGACGATCCCGGTGATCGCCGGAAAGGATGACTTCATCCTCCTCGACAAGCTTTCCCACGCCTCCCTCGTCGATGCCTCACGGCTGTCCGGAGCCACCCTGCGGGTATTCCCCCACAATGACACAGGCAAGCTCTCACGGCTGCTGAACACCATCCGCGCCAAGTCCCCGGACGCCACCATCCTGGTGGTCACGGAATCCGTCTTCAGCATGGACGGGGATCTGTGTCCGCTGCGTGAAATCGTCGATCTCACGGAGGCCCACGGTGCGCTGCTTTTCCTCGATGAAGCCCATGCCATCGGCGTGCTGGGCAACCATGGGATGGGACTGGCGGAGGAACTGGATCTGCAGGAGCGGATCGCCTTCCAGATGGGCACGCTGAGCAAGGCGGTGGGTCTCTCCGGAGGATACATCGCGGCGTCGCGGGCGTGGATCGACCTGTTCATCAACCGCGCACGTGCTTTCATTTTCTCCACCGCTCCCCCACCCGCCGTGGCACATGCGGCGAGGATGTCGCTTGAACTGATCGACTCTGCGGAAGGCACCGTGCTGAGGGAACGGTTGTTCTCGAACATCCGTCTGCTGGCCGACCATCCCTCCCCGGTGATCCCGCACATTTTCGGGGGAAACCATGAGACACTGGATGCCGCCGCTTCCCTGGAATCTTCCGGCTTCCTCGTCCCGGCGATCCGCTTCCCCACCGTCCCGCGTGGCACCGCCCGGCTGCGGGTCAGCATCTCCGCCAGCCACCCCCCGGCTGCCGTGACCGCGCTGGCCGCCGCCATTTCCGCACTTGCAAATCCCTCAACCCGTTCCTAA
- a CDS encoding DUF1080 domain-containing protein, which produces MLKKLLLLACLVLPLTAAEEGFTPLTNGKDLTGWKIVGGTGEYKAAGDEIIGSGENVKANTFLITEKTYKNFDLRFDMKFDSIAGNSGVMIRGLQKEGENGRVYGYQCEHDNGKARSWTAGLFDEARRGWLFPYRKGNGKNDTEEAKAAQKAFTEQGQKLFKWDDWNSIRVLAEGNHIQIWLNGELRVDFKDEAPEFTPEGFFGLQVHSGKATNVRWRNLRVKEL; this is translated from the coding sequence ATGCTGAAGAAACTCCTGCTCCTCGCCTGTCTCGTTCTGCCGCTCACCGCGGCGGAAGAAGGCTTCACCCCGCTCACCAACGGCAAGGACCTGACCGGCTGGAAAATCGTCGGCGGAACCGGCGAATACAAGGCCGCGGGCGACGAGATCATCGGCAGCGGGGAGAACGTGAAGGCGAACACCTTCCTCATCACGGAAAAGACCTACAAGAACTTCGACCTCCGCTTTGACATGAAGTTCGACAGCATCGCGGGCAACTCCGGCGTCATGATCCGCGGACTGCAGAAAGAGGGCGAAAACGGCCGCGTCTATGGCTACCAGTGCGAGCACGACAATGGCAAGGCCCGCTCCTGGACCGCCGGCCTGTTCGACGAGGCGCGCCGCGGCTGGCTGTTCCCCTACCGCAAGGGCAACGGCAAGAACGACACCGAGGAAGCGAAGGCCGCCCAGAAGGCCTTCACCGAACAGGGTCAGAAGCTTTTCAAGTGGGATGACTGGAACAGCATCCGCGTCCTCGCGGAAGGCAACCACATCCAGATCTGGCTCAACGGCGAACTCCGCGTGGACTTCAAGGATGAGGCTCCGGAATTCACCCCGGAAGGCTTCTTCGGCCTGCAGGTCCACTCCGGCAAGGCGACCAATGTCCGCTGGCGGAATCTCCGCGTGAAGGAACTGTGA
- the ftsY gene encoding signal recognition particle-docking protein FtsY has protein sequence MAGFFKSLLGKITNRAEIDWDDLEADLIASDLGIHLTTFIIDDLKDLGRKVSAEDVIEVTRRHLADRLPQDVAPPAPRPDGKPYVILVVGVNGTGKTTSSAKLGHWLTKRGHSVVMAAADTFRAAAVEQLQRWGDRLHIPVIKGNPNADPSSVCFHAHQKAIADKSDFLICDTAGRLHTRHNLMEELTKIRRTIAKQDETAPHLTLLVVDATTGSNAMQQAKEFHKASPLDGLIVTKLDGSGKGGIAITIYDQLDIPPCFLGTGEEPDAFAIFEREKFVKEVL, from the coding sequence ATGGCTGGCTTTTTCAAATCACTTCTCGGCAAGATCACCAACCGCGCCGAGATCGACTGGGATGATCTTGAGGCGGATCTCATCGCATCCGACCTCGGCATCCATCTAACGACCTTCATCATCGACGATCTCAAGGATCTCGGGCGGAAGGTTTCCGCGGAGGATGTGATCGAAGTGACCCGCCGCCATCTGGCGGACCGACTGCCACAGGATGTCGCGCCACCGGCACCACGCCCGGACGGAAAGCCCTACGTCATCCTCGTTGTCGGGGTGAACGGCACCGGCAAGACCACCTCATCCGCGAAGCTGGGCCATTGGCTGACGAAACGCGGCCACTCCGTGGTGATGGCCGCCGCGGATACCTTCCGCGCCGCCGCCGTGGAGCAGCTCCAACGCTGGGGTGACCGGCTTCACATTCCCGTCATCAAGGGCAACCCGAACGCGGACCCATCGTCCGTCTGTTTCCACGCCCACCAGAAGGCCATCGCGGACAAGTCGGACTTCCTCATCTGCGATACCGCCGGACGGCTCCACACCCGCCACAACCTGATGGAGGAGCTGACGAAAATCCGCCGCACCATCGCCAAGCAGGATGAAACCGCGCCGCACCTGACCCTGCTGGTCGTGGATGCGACCACCGGCTCGAATGCGATGCAGCAGGCCAAGGAGTTCCACAAGGCATCCCCTCTCGACGGGCTGATCGTCACGAAACTGGACGGTTCCGGCAAAGGCGGCATCGCCATCACCATCTACGACCAACTCGATATTCCGCCCTGCTTTCTGGGAACCGGCGAGGAACCGGATGCGTTCGCCATTTTCGAGAGGGAGAAATTCGTGAAGGAAGTGCTCTGA
- the gcvT gene encoding glycine cleavage system aminomethyltransferase GcvT → MTEEDLKRTPLEANHEALGARMVPFGGWYMPVQYTSILSEHAAVREKAGIFDISHMGQFIVGGPGASAWLQKMLTNNISALEIGQGQYTLMLNEQGGVIDDLIVYRTGENEFFLVVNASMIDEDYEWFIRFQPADAAIRNESGFWAGLAIQGPLSQEAYAKVLPGEPLPGRNGIHRTDNNLVICRTGYTGEDGFEFFCPAAEAGEWWDKFIAAGVVPCGLGSRDTLRLEMGYPLNGNDLSPTRTPLEAGLGFFVDLTKDFTGRDVLAAQKEAGPAHKLVGIRYLEKGAPPRAHYPVTAQDGIVIGELASGALSPSLMTGIGMAYLPVEHTKPGTLLNIDIRGRLTPAKVVKKPFYKPVKSSS, encoded by the coding sequence GTGACCGAAGAAGACCTGAAACGCACGCCGCTGGAAGCCAACCACGAAGCTCTCGGCGCCCGCATGGTCCCATTCGGCGGGTGGTATATGCCGGTGCAATACACCTCCATCCTCAGCGAACACGCCGCCGTGCGTGAAAAGGCCGGCATTTTCGACATCTCCCACATGGGCCAGTTCATCGTCGGTGGCCCGGGAGCCTCCGCCTGGCTCCAGAAGATGCTGACGAACAACATCAGCGCACTGGAGATCGGCCAGGGACAATACACCCTCATGCTGAACGAACAGGGCGGCGTGATCGACGACCTCATCGTCTATCGCACGGGTGAGAATGAATTCTTCCTGGTGGTGAACGCCTCGATGATCGACGAGGACTACGAATGGTTCATCCGCTTCCAACCGGCGGATGCCGCCATCCGCAACGAAAGCGGCTTCTGGGCCGGTCTGGCGATCCAAGGCCCGCTGTCCCAGGAGGCCTATGCGAAGGTGCTGCCGGGTGAACCGCTGCCAGGCCGGAATGGCATCCACCGCACGGACAACAATCTGGTCATCTGCCGGACCGGCTACACCGGTGAGGATGGCTTCGAGTTTTTCTGCCCTGCCGCGGAGGCGGGCGAATGGTGGGACAAGTTCATCGCCGCCGGGGTGGTGCCATGTGGCCTCGGCTCGCGTGACACGCTGCGCCTGGAGATGGGCTATCCCCTCAACGGCAACGATCTTTCCCCCACCCGCACGCCCTTAGAGGCCGGCCTGGGATTTTTCGTGGACCTGACGAAGGACTTCACCGGCCGGGACGTCCTCGCCGCGCAGAAGGAAGCCGGTCCGGCGCACAAGCTGGTGGGCATCCGTTATCTGGAAAAGGGCGCCCCGCCCCGCGCACACTACCCGGTCACCGCGCAGGATGGCATCGTCATCGGCGAACTGGCGAGCGGCGCGCTTTCCCCGAGCCTGATGACCGGGATCGGCATGGCCTACCTGCCCGTGGAACACACCAAGCCTGGCACGCTCCTCAACATCGACATCCGTGGCCGCCTCACTCCTGCGAAGGTGGTGAAGAAACCGTTCTACAAGCCCGTAAAGTCCTCTTCCTGA
- the gcvH gene encoding glycine cleavage system protein GcvH: protein MSIPADLRFSTSHEWVRLEGDIATVGISDHAQEELTDVVFVELPIIGRNVDGGDPTAVVESVKAASDIYAPVAGEIIEANGDVESDPSLVNTDPYGKGWIFKLKVKNPAEVESMLTPEAYASHIS, encoded by the coding sequence ATGAGCATCCCAGCCGATCTCCGTTTCAGCACTTCCCACGAGTGGGTCCGCCTCGAAGGTGACATCGCCACCGTAGGCATCTCCGACCACGCCCAGGAGGAACTCACCGACGTCGTCTTCGTCGAACTGCCCATCATCGGCCGCAATGTGGATGGCGGGGACCCTACCGCCGTTGTGGAATCCGTGAAAGCGGCCAGCGACATCTACGCTCCCGTGGCCGGTGAGATCATCGAGGCCAACGGCGACGTCGAGTCCGACCCGTCCCTGGTGAACACCGACCCGTATGGCAAGGGCTGGATCTTCAAGCTGAAGGTGAAAAACCCGGCTGAAGTCGAGTCCATGCTGACTCCCGAGGCCTACGCCTCCCATATTTCCTGA
- the gcvP gene encoding aminomethyl-transferring glycine dehydrogenase, with amino-acid sequence MRSDFRSRHLGPIGPDREEMLRDTGFTTLNALIDAAVPAGIRMDDSLNLPAAKSEQEALAWLKSIMGRNKVLKSYIGQGYHNTHVPGVIQRNILENPGWYTAYTPYQAEIAQGRLEALLNFQTMITDLTGLDVANASLLDEGTAVAEAMTLALAHKPKGTAIWISDRVHPQTLDVVITRAEPLGIKVITGDWQSAQMEEGVFAAVVQYPDTRGRIDDFATFCEKNTKAGIYNIVAADLLALTLLKAPGEFGADICVGSSQRFGVPLGFGGPHAGFMACKDALKRKMPGRLIGVSVDSRGKPGFRLSLQTREQHIRRDKATSNICTAQVLLAVMASMYAVYHGPEGLKHIARSVHSRTATLKATLAAAGVAVEDGAFFDTVVAKVADAKTVASALVEKGINLRVIDSQHLGISFDETTTAEEVTTIAGAFGAKSSASSDSSSAWPAALSRGSAFLTQKAFNSYHSETEMLRYLKRLESKDLALNESMIALGSCTMKLNATSEMMPLSWPEVSSIHPFVPADQSQGYREMLSLLEKWLAEVTGFAAVSLQPNAGSQGEYAGLLAIRNYHLSRGDTHRNICLIPVSAHGTNPASAVMAGMKVIGVKCDEKGNIDVDDLIARTEEHRENLSCLMVTYPSTHGVFEETIRTICDVIHDAGGQVYMDGANMNAQVGLTSPGLIGADVCHLNLHKTFCIPHGGGGPGVGPIGVAEQLVPFLPGHAELENKAGAVCSAPWGSASINTISWMYVAMMGPAGLREATEVAILNANYVAKKLAPFYPVLYTGNQGLVAHECIIDVRQLSDQSGVTVEDVAKRLMDYGFHAPTMSWPVTGTLMIEPTESEAKTELDRFCDAMISIHGEISAIIRGEADANDNPLKRAPHTADVVCGDDWGRTYPREQAAFPLPYLRQHKFWPSVGRIDNVHGDRNLVCTCDSVEAYAE; translated from the coding sequence ATGCGCTCCGACTTCCGCTCCCGTCACCTCGGCCCCATCGGTCCCGACCGTGAGGAAATGCTCCGCGATACCGGCTTCACCACGCTCAACGCGCTGATCGATGCAGCCGTACCGGCTGGCATCCGCATGGACGATTCGCTGAACCTGCCCGCTGCGAAGTCCGAACAGGAAGCGCTGGCGTGGCTGAAGTCGATCATGGGCCGCAACAAGGTACTGAAGTCCTACATCGGCCAAGGCTACCACAACACCCACGTTCCCGGCGTCATCCAGCGGAACATTCTGGAAAACCCAGGCTGGTACACCGCCTACACCCCCTATCAGGCGGAGATCGCGCAGGGCCGCCTGGAGGCGCTGCTGAATTTCCAGACGATGATCACGGACCTGACCGGTCTGGATGTGGCGAATGCCTCGCTGCTGGATGAAGGCACTGCCGTCGCGGAGGCGATGACGCTCGCACTGGCCCACAAACCGAAGGGCACCGCGATCTGGATTTCCGACCGGGTCCATCCGCAGACGCTGGACGTCGTCATCACCCGCGCCGAGCCGCTGGGCATCAAGGTCATCACCGGCGACTGGCAGTCGGCCCAGATGGAGGAAGGGGTCTTCGCCGCCGTGGTGCAGTATCCGGACACCCGTGGCCGCATCGATGACTTCGCCACATTCTGTGAAAAGAACACCAAGGCGGGCATCTACAACATCGTCGCCGCGGATCTGCTGGCCCTCACCCTCCTCAAGGCTCCCGGCGAATTCGGCGCGGACATCTGCGTCGGCTCCTCCCAGCGCTTCGGCGTGCCGCTCGGCTTCGGCGGTCCGCACGCCGGTTTCATGGCCTGCAAGGACGCGCTGAAACGCAAGATGCCCGGCCGCCTGATCGGTGTTTCCGTGGACTCCCGCGGCAAGCCGGGCTTCCGCCTTTCCCTCCAGACACGCGAGCAACACATCCGCCGCGACAAGGCCACCTCCAACATCTGCACCGCCCAGGTGCTGCTGGCCGTGATGGCATCCATGTATGCCGTCTATCACGGTCCGGAAGGTCTGAAGCACATCGCCCGCTCCGTCCATTCCCGCACCGCAACGCTGAAAGCCACCCTCGCCGCGGCGGGCGTGGCCGTGGAGGATGGTGCCTTCTTTGACACCGTGGTCGCCAAGGTCGCCGACGCGAAAACCGTTGCTTCCGCGCTGGTGGAAAAAGGCATCAACCTGCGTGTCATCGACAGCCAGCACCTTGGCATTTCCTTCGATGAAACGACCACCGCCGAAGAGGTGACCACCATCGCCGGAGCATTCGGCGCGAAGAGTTCCGCCAGCTCCGACAGCAGTTCCGCATGGCCCGCCGCCCTCAGCCGCGGCAGCGCGTTCCTCACCCAGAAGGCGTTCAACAGCTACCACTCCGAAACGGAGATGCTGCGCTACCTGAAGCGCCTGGAGTCGAAGGACCTCGCGCTGAACGAGTCCATGATCGCGCTCGGCTCCTGCACGATGAAGCTCAACGCCACCTCCGAGATGATGCCGCTGAGCTGGCCGGAGGTTTCCTCGATCCACCCCTTCGTCCCCGCCGACCAGAGCCAAGGTTACCGCGAGATGCTTTCCCTGCTGGAGAAATGGCTGGCCGAGGTTACCGGCTTCGCCGCCGTCTCCCTCCAGCCGAACGCCGGCTCCCAGGGCGAATATGCCGGCCTGCTGGCGATCCGCAACTACCACCTCTCCCGTGGTGACACCCACCGCAACATCTGCCTGATCCCCGTCTCCGCGCACGGCACCAACCCGGCCTCCGCCGTGATGGCGGGCATGAAGGTCATCGGCGTGAAATGCGACGAGAAGGGCAACATCGACGTGGACGACCTGATCGCCCGGACCGAGGAGCACCGGGAAAACCTTTCCTGCCTGATGGTGACCTATCCATCCACCCACGGGGTGTTCGAGGAAACCATCCGCACCATCTGTGATGTGATCCATGACGCGGGCGGCCAGGTCTATATGGACGGCGCGAACATGAACGCGCAGGTGGGCCTCACCTCCCCCGGCCTGATCGGTGCGGATGTCTGCCACCTGAACCTGCACAAGACCTTCTGCATCCCCCACGGTGGCGGCGGTCCCGGCGTCGGCCCCATCGGGGTGGCGGAGCAACTCGTTCCCTTCCTGCCCGGCCACGCCGAACTGGAGAACAAGGCCGGTGCCGTGTGTTCCGCACCATGGGGCAGCGCTTCCATCAACACCATCTCCTGGATGTATGTCGCCATGATGGGACCCGCCGGTCTGCGCGAAGCCACCGAGGTCGCCATCCTCAACGCGAACTACGTTGCCAAGAAGCTGGCCCCCTTCTACCCGGTCCTCTACACCGGCAACCAGGGACTGGTCGCCCATGAATGCATCATCGACGTGCGCCAGCTCTCCGACCAGAGCGGCGTGACCGTGGAGGATGTGGCGAAGCGTCTGATGGACTACGGTTTTCACGCCCCCACGATGAGCTGGCCGGTGACCGGCACGCTGATGATCGAACCGACGGAATCCGAGGCGAAGACCGAACTGGACCGCTTCTGCGACGCGATGATCTCCATCCACGGTGAAATCAGCGCGATCATCCGCGGCGAGGCGGATGCGAACGACAACCCGCTGAAACGCGCACCGCACACCGCGGATGTGGTCTGTGGCGACGATTGGGGGCGTACCTATCCCCGTGAGCAGGCAGCCTTCCCACTGCCCTATCTGCGCCAGCACAAGTTCTGGCCGAGCGTCGGACGCATCGACAACGTCCACGGCGACCGGAACCTGGTCTGCACGTGCGACTCGGTGGAGGCCTACGCGGAATGA
- a CDS encoding 8-oxo-dGTP diphosphatase yields the protein MSESPPIDWSQWVPGIHATLMFIVRDGRILLIEKKRGHGAGKINGPGGKIDPGETPLESVIRETQEELLITPSDPVELGELHFHMSDMPHIICHVYRAEDFTGTPTETDEAVPVWFPFADIPYDRMWEDDRHWLPLLLENKRFEGKFSFDGDRMLSRQVVAKG from the coding sequence ATGAGCGAATCCCCACCCATCGACTGGAGCCAATGGGTTCCGGGTATCCACGCGACCCTGATGTTCATCGTCAGGGATGGGCGGATCCTTCTGATCGAAAAGAAGCGCGGACATGGAGCCGGGAAGATCAACGGGCCGGGAGGCAAGATCGATCCCGGTGAAACGCCGCTGGAATCCGTGATCCGGGAGACGCAGGAAGAACTGCTCATCACGCCATCGGATCCGGTGGAGCTGGGTGAGCTGCATTTCCACATGTCGGACATGCCGCACATCATCTGCCACGTCTATCGTGCGGAGGATTTCACCGGCACGCCTACGGAAACGGACGAGGCGGTGCCGGTCTGGTTCCCGTTCGCGGACATCCCCTATGACCGGATGTGGGAGGATGACCGCCACTGGCTCCCGCTTCTGCTGGAGAACAAGCGCTTCGAGGGGAAATTCTCCTTCGACGGCGACCGGATGCTGTCGCGCCAGGTCGTGGCGAAGGGCTGA
- a CDS encoding GreA/GreB family elongation factor translates to MNPTIVLAGRDRSTLSALFHHQLPGLIPHPEAYDALSGFIGSSRICDDEPTLDVHVGLGDLVILSSPKRSRSIRIVLPKEARDDTERVSVLSPCGLSILGRKVGTNVTWTSPAGPQRAVIREVLKDSLAQPCPQ, encoded by the coding sequence ATGAACCCTACGATTGTTCTGGCCGGGCGCGACCGCTCGACCCTCTCCGCACTTTTCCACCATCAACTCCCCGGCCTCATCCCTCATCCAGAGGCGTATGACGCGCTTTCGGGATTCATCGGCTCTTCCAGGATCTGCGATGACGAACCAACCCTCGATGTCCACGTGGGTCTGGGTGATCTGGTCATCCTGAGTTCCCCGAAACGATCCCGCAGCATCCGCATCGTGCTCCCGAAGGAGGCCCGCGATGACACGGAGCGGGTATCGGTGCTCTCCCCCTGCGGACTTTCGATCCTAGGCCGCAAGGTCGGCACCAACGTCACCTGGACCTCCCCTGCCGGGCCGCAGCGCGCGGTCATCCGGGAGGTGCTCAAGGATTCCCTCGCCCAGCCCTGCCCGCAATAA
- the gdhA gene encoding NADP-specific glutamate dehydrogenase has protein sequence MSTDTRNSRYESLDSFLTYIRRRDPLQPEFHQAVEEVLQSLWSFVQANPKYLRHGLLERIVEPERVILFRVPWVDDSGTTHVNRGYRVQMNSAIGPYKGGLRFHPSVNLSILKFLAFEQVFKNSLTTLPMGGGKGGSDFDPKGRTDGEVMRFCQSFMSELFRHVGADVDVPAGDIGVGAREIGYMFGQYKRLTNEFTSVLTGKGLSYGGSLIRPEATGYGCVYFAQEMLHLHKDGFEGKKVAISGSGNVAQFASEKCIELGASVISLSDSAGTVHIPDGLTSEQLAWCMELKNERRGRISEFADHFKLPYLDGKRPWEIPCDIALPCATQNEIDGDDAALLIRNGCQCVAEGANMPSDLEAVKVFLDARIAYGPGKAANAGGVSTSGLEMSQNAIRMPWSRADVDNRLHAIMQNIHHSCVEYGTGKDGFVNYVDGANIAGFVKVADAMLAQGVV, from the coding sequence ATGTCAACTGATACCCGAAACAGCCGCTACGAATCCCTCGATTCATTCCTGACCTACATCCGCCGGAGAGATCCCCTGCAACCCGAGTTCCACCAGGCGGTGGAAGAGGTGCTGCAGAGCCTCTGGTCCTTCGTGCAGGCAAATCCAAAATATCTCCGGCACGGTCTCCTCGAGCGGATCGTCGAGCCGGAGCGGGTGATCCTTTTCCGGGTGCCGTGGGTGGATGACAGCGGAACCACCCATGTGAACCGCGGCTACCGGGTGCAGATGAACAGCGCGATCGGGCCCTACAAGGGCGGCCTCCGCTTCCATCCGTCCGTGAACCTGAGCATCCTGAAATTCCTCGCCTTCGAGCAGGTTTTCAAAAACTCCCTGACCACCCTGCCGATGGGCGGAGGCAAGGGAGGATCCGACTTTGATCCGAAAGGGCGCACCGACGGCGAGGTGATGCGCTTCTGCCAGTCCTTCATGAGCGAACTGTTCCGCCATGTGGGCGCGGACGTGGACGTGCCTGCCGGAGACATCGGCGTGGGGGCGCGGGAAATCGGTTACATGTTCGGCCAATACAAGCGCCTGACCAACGAGTTCACCTCCGTGCTGACCGGCAAGGGACTCTCTTACGGCGGCAGCCTCATCCGTCCGGAAGCGACCGGCTATGGTTGCGTCTATTTCGCCCAGGAGATGCTCCACCTCCACAAGGATGGCTTCGAGGGCAAAAAGGTGGCCATCTCCGGCTCCGGCAACGTCGCCCAGTTCGCGTCCGAAAAGTGCATTGAACTCGGCGCATCCGTCATCTCCCTCTCCGACTCCGCGGGAACGGTGCACATCCCGGATGGCCTGACTTCCGAGCAACTGGCGTGGTGCATGGAGCTGAAGAACGAGCGGCGAGGCCGCATCTCCGAGTTCGCGGATCACTTCAAGCTCCCCTATCTCGACGGCAAGCGTCCGTGGGAGATCCCCTGTGACATCGCCCTGCCCTGTGCGACGCAGAACGAGATCGACGGAGACGATGCCGCCCTCCTGATCCGCAATGGCTGCCAGTGCGTGGCGGAAGGGGCGAACATGCCTTCCGACCTGGAGGCGGTGAAGGTCTTCCTCGACGCCAGGATCGCCTACGGTCCCGGAAAGGCGGCCAACGCCGGTGGGGTTTCCACCAGCGGTCTCGAAATGTCCCAGAACGCGATCCGGATGCCATGGAGCCGGGCGGATGTGGACAACCGCCTGCACGCCATCATGCAGAACATCCACCATTCCTGCGTCGAGTATGGTACCGGCAAGGACGGATTCGTGAATTACGTGGACGGGGCCAACATCGCCGGATTCGTGAAAGTCGCGGACGCTATGCTCGCCCAAGGGGTGGTGTGA